In a genomic window of Passer domesticus isolate bPasDom1 chromosome 3, bPasDom1.hap1, whole genome shotgun sequence:
- the DPY30 gene encoding protein dpy-30 homolog, with protein MEGEQIMEGQPQVPENPHSEYGLTENVERIVENEKLNAEKTSKQKVDLQSLPTRAYLDQTVVPILLQGLAVLAKERPPNPIEFLAAYLLKNKSQFEDRN; from the exons ATGGAGGGAGAACAGATTATGGAGGGACAGCCACAG GTTCCAGAAAATCCTCATTCCGAATACGGCCTCACTGAAAATGTAGAG aggATAGTAGAAAATGAGAAACTAAATGCTGAGAAAACATCAAAGCAGAAGGTGGATCTTCAGTCATTACCCACACGTGCCTACTTGGATCAGACTGTTGTACCTATCTTGCTACAGGGACTTGCTGTTCTTGCAAAAGAGAG accGCCCAATCCCATTGAATTTCTAGCAGcatatcttttaaaaaacaagtcaCAATTTGAGGACCGAAATTAA